The following proteins come from a genomic window of Pelmatolapia mariae isolate MD_Pm_ZW linkage group LG17, Pm_UMD_F_2, whole genome shotgun sequence:
- the tspan9b gene encoding tetraspanin-9, with the protein MSQVSPSLRHFFFSFNVFFLLIVGLVIVTAPALLFECYQDNFGVQTTHLYIFGSITVVISILGAHGAHTANLMSLTVFLVCTFIGSLLMLRAGTIAAAARPNLGHVMEERFRLLLPLDQASGDIRDQVERLQTSLHCCGLFGYKDWENSIPDSCLCKQDVEECQTVSYTNFLLNFFCQKKSVFTQPCFPIISSRVVRNANITLGVTFGLFVLTLFGMVLSSLLIYQMYNTSIRLNCQWTGQPPAYELLDDAPEKTPSAPNPPHNFQL; encoded by the exons ATGAGTCAGGTCAGCCCTTCTCTCAGAcatttcttcttcagcttcaACGTCTTCTTTTTG ctcATAGTGGGACTCGTTATTGTCACAGCTCCGGCTCTGCTGTTTGAATGTTACCAAGACAAT TTTGGAGTTCAGACAACCCACCTTTACATCTTTGGCTCCATTACCGTGGTGATCAGCATCTTGGGGGCTCATGGAGCCCACACGGCAAACCTGATGAGCCTAACTGTG TTCCTGGTGTGCACGTTCATTGGAAGTCTGCTGATGCTGAGAGCTGGAACTATCGCTGCTGCAGCCCGACCAAAC TTGGGGCATGTGATGGAGGAAAGGTTTCGTTTGCTTCTGCCACTGGATCAGGCTTCAGGTGACATCAGGGATCAGGTTGAAAGACTACAGACATCA TTGCACTGCTGTGGTCTGTTTGGCTACAAAGACTGGGAGAACAGCATCCCTGATTCCTGCCTGTGCAAACAGGATGTAGAGGAATGTCAGACAGTCAGCTACACA AACTTCCTGTTGAACTTTTTCTGCCAGAAGAAGTCTGtcttcacacag CCCTGCTTTCCCATCATCAGCAGCAGGGTTGTAAGAAATGCCAACATCACCCTGGGCGTGACCTTTGGTCTCTTTGTTCTAACA CTCTTTGGCATGGTGCTGTCATCACTGCTGATCTATCAGATGTATAACACCAGCATCAGGTTGAACTGCCAGTGGACGGGCCAGCCACCTGCCTACGAGCTGCTGGACGACGCGCCAGAGAAGACGCCTTCAGCCCCAAACCCTCCTCACAACTTTCAGTTATAG